The proteins below come from a single Garra rufa chromosome 3, GarRuf1.0, whole genome shotgun sequence genomic window:
- the htatip2 gene encoding oxidoreductase HTATIP2 isoform X3 yields the protein MDLNAMEENYRQKNKSCFILGASGETGKALLKEIVERNIFSKITLIGRRQLTFEDKAYVNLVQKVVDFEKLDEYAEAFQGHDVGYCCLGTTKAKAGAEGFVRVDHDYVLKSAELAKAGGCSHFHLESSKGADKTSSFLYLKTKGQVEAEIEDLGFERLSIYRPAVLLVNRQESRPAEWVAQKFLGAFSSMSIPITAVARAMVVNTLKDGEQKVEILENKAICNLGKIGDKK from the exons ATGGATCTGAACGCAATGGAAGAGAATTACCGGCAGAAAAACAAATCGTGCTTCATTCTCGGTGCTTCAGGTGAGACTGGAAAGGCGCTGCTGAAAGAAATAGTAGAGCGCAACATCTTCTCCAAGATCACTCTCATCGGACGAAGGCAGTTAACCTTTGAGGATAAAGCCTATGTAAATCTG GTGCAAAAGGTGGTTGATTTTGAGAAGCTGGATGAGTACGCTGAGGCTTTCCAGGGCCATGATGTTGGATACTGCTGTCTAGGAACAACCAAAGCCAAAGCAGGAGCT GAAGGGTTTGTGCGGGTGGATCATGACTACGTACTTAAGTCCGCAGAACTTGCCAAAGCAGGAGGTTGCTCACATTTTCACCTCGAATCCTCCAAAGGTGCAGATAAAACCAGCAGCTTTCTCTACCTGAAAACTAAG GGACAagttgaagcagaaatcgaagaCCTTGGGTTTGAGCGTTTGTCCATCTATCGACCAGC GGTGCTCTTAGTGAACAGACAGGAGAGCAGGCCAGCTGAGTGGGTGGCCCAGAAATTTCTTGGTGCATTCTCATCTATGTCTATTCCCATCACAGCGGTGGCCAGAGCTATGGTTGTCAACACACTTAAAGATGGAGAGCAGAAAGTGGAGATTCTTGAAAACAAGGCCATATGCAATCTTGGAAAAATTGGAGACAAAAAATAG
- the htatip2 gene encoding oxidoreductase HTATIP2 isoform X1 encodes MFIELGMNIFESNWGKTLSFFTAFVAALAAVLYYLDNSETDEIPRMDLNAMEENYRQKNKSCFILGASGETGKALLKEIVERNIFSKITLIGRRQLTFEDKAYVNLVQKVVDFEKLDEYAEAFQGHDVGYCCLGTTKAKAGAEGFVRVDHDYVLKSAELAKAGGCSHFHLESSKGADKTSSFLYLKTKGQVEAEIEDLGFERLSIYRPAVLLVNRQESRPAEWVAQKFLGAFSSMSIPITAVARAMVVNTLKDGEQKVEILENKAICNLGKIGDKK; translated from the exons ATGTTTATCGAGCTTGGCATGAATATATTTGAGAGTAACTGGGGTAAAACCTTAAGCTTCTTCACTGCTTTTGTAGCGGCTCTCGCCGCTGTTTTGTACTATCTGGACAATTCAGAGACTGACGAGATCCCCAG AATGGATCTGAACGCAATGGAAGAGAATTACCGGCAGAAAAACAAATCGTGCTTCATTCTCGGTGCTTCAGGTGAGACTGGAAAGGCGCTGCTGAAAGAAATAGTAGAGCGCAACATCTTCTCCAAGATCACTCTCATCGGACGAAGGCAGTTAACCTTTGAGGATAAAGCCTATGTAAATCTG GTGCAAAAGGTGGTTGATTTTGAGAAGCTGGATGAGTACGCTGAGGCTTTCCAGGGCCATGATGTTGGATACTGCTGTCTAGGAACAACCAAAGCCAAAGCAGGAGCT GAAGGGTTTGTGCGGGTGGATCATGACTACGTACTTAAGTCCGCAGAACTTGCCAAAGCAGGAGGTTGCTCACATTTTCACCTCGAATCCTCCAAAGGTGCAGATAAAACCAGCAGCTTTCTCTACCTGAAAACTAAG GGACAagttgaagcagaaatcgaagaCCTTGGGTTTGAGCGTTTGTCCATCTATCGACCAGC GGTGCTCTTAGTGAACAGACAGGAGAGCAGGCCAGCTGAGTGGGTGGCCCAGAAATTTCTTGGTGCATTCTCATCTATGTCTATTCCCATCACAGCGGTGGCCAGAGCTATGGTTGTCAACACACTTAAAGATGGAGAGCAGAAAGTGGAGATTCTTGAAAACAAGGCCATATGCAATCTTGGAAAAATTGGAGACAAAAAATAG
- the LOC141331659 gene encoding E3 ubiquitin-protein ligase TRIM39-like, whose translation MKALKSCVMCQTSYCKIHLDLHQRVHLKKHKLMDPVENINDYICQKHERPLELFCRDDQTCVCVFCIDGDHKTHNIVPLEEESKEKKTHMTKTQKDVQQMIQNRIKKIQDIKDSADLRKKSTEGQKATSVELFSDLMRSIERCQAELLEMMEEKQKAAEKQDEELIEELQQEITELNMRNTELDHLLHTEDHLQLLQIDPSLYSPPETRNWSEISMNTDVSVETLRRALTQLQETLDEKLNESVDVTLDPDTAHPNLNLSDDGKQVRHGDIQQKLSNNPERFDYYPGVLGMEGFSSGRFYFEVQLRGKTDWNLGVARESINRKGLITVCPQNGFWAVALRNGNEYWACAGPSVCLYLRVKPQKVGVFVDYEEGLVSFYDVESRSHICSFTGQSFTEKLYLYFCLFSKGDKGQYSSPVIISPVIYNE comes from the exons ATGAAAGCCCTGAAGTCCTGTGTGATGTGTCAGACCTCTTACTGTAAAATTCACCTGGATCTTCATCAGAGAGTCCATTTAAAGAAACACAAACTGATGGACCCTGTGGAGAATATAAATGACTATATATGTCAGAAACATGAGAGACCTCTGGAGCTGTTCTGCAGAGATGATcagacgtgtgtttgtgtgttttgcatTGATGGAGACCACAAGACTCACAACATTGTTCCTCTAGAGGAGGAGAGTAAAGAGAAAAAG ACGCATATGACAAAGACCCAGAAAGATGTGCAACAGATGATTCAGAACAGAATCAAGAAGATCCAAGACATCAAAGACTCAGCAGATCTCAGAAAA AAAAGCACAGAGGGACAGAAAGCAACCAGTGTTGAGCTGTTTAGTGATCTGATGCGCTCCATTGAGAGATGTCAGGCTGAGCTGCTAGAGATGATGGAGGAGAAGCAGAAAGCAGCAGAGAAACAGGATGAAGAGCTCATTGAAGAGCTGCAGCAGGAAATCACTGAGCTCAATATGAGAAACACTGAGTTGGATCATCTCTTACACACTGAGGATCACCTCCAGCTCCTACAG ATTGATCCATCCCTGTACAGTCCTCCAGAGACCAGGAACTGGTCTGAGATCAGTATGAACACTGATGTGAGTGTGGAGACCCTGAGGAGAGCTCTGACTCAGCTGCAGGAAACTTTAGATGAGAAACTCAATGAATCTG TGGATGTGACTCTGGATCCTGATACAGCTCATCCGAATCTCAACCTGTCTGATGATGGGAAACAAGTGCGTCATGGAGACATTCAACAAAAGCTGTCAAACAATCCAGAGAGGTTTGATTACTATCCTGGTGTCCTGGGAATGGAGGGATTCTCCTCAGGTAGATTTTATTTTGAAGTGCAGCTGAGGGGAAAGACTGACTGGAATTTAGGAGTGGCCAGAGAATCTATTAACAGGAAGGGACTGATCACAGTGTGTCCTCAGAATGGATTCTGGGCTGTGGCTCTGAGGAATGGGAATGAATATTGGGCTTGTGCtggtccgtctgtctgtctgtatctgaGAGTGAAGCCTCAGAAGGTGGGGGTGTTTGTGGATTATGAGGAGGGTCTGGTCTCCTTCTATGACGTGGAGTCTAGATCTCATATCTGCTCTTTTACTGGTCAGTCTTTCACTGAGAAACTCTATCTATATTTTTGTCTATTTAGTAAAGGTGATAAAGGTCAATATTCTTCCCCAGTAATCATCTCACCTGTTATCTACAATGAATGA
- the htatip2 gene encoding oxidoreductase HTATIP2 isoform X2, which translates to MFIELGMNIFESNWGKTLSFFTAFVAALAAVLYYLDNSETDEIPRMDLNAMEENYRQKNKSCFILGASGETGKALLKEIVERNIFSKITLIGRRQLTFEDKAYVQKVVDFEKLDEYAEAFQGHDVGYCCLGTTKAKAGAEGFVRVDHDYVLKSAELAKAGGCSHFHLESSKGADKTSSFLYLKTKGQVEAEIEDLGFERLSIYRPAVLLVNRQESRPAEWVAQKFLGAFSSMSIPITAVARAMVVNTLKDGEQKVEILENKAICNLGKIGDKK; encoded by the exons ATGTTTATCGAGCTTGGCATGAATATATTTGAGAGTAACTGGGGTAAAACCTTAAGCTTCTTCACTGCTTTTGTAGCGGCTCTCGCCGCTGTTTTGTACTATCTGGACAATTCAGAGACTGACGAGATCCCCAG AATGGATCTGAACGCAATGGAAGAGAATTACCGGCAGAAAAACAAATCGTGCTTCATTCTCGGTGCTTCAGGTGAGACTGGAAAGGCGCTGCTGAAAGAAATAGTAGAGCGCAACATCTTCTCCAAGATCACTCTCATCGGACGAAGGCAGTTAACCTTTGAGGATAAAGCCTAT GTGCAAAAGGTGGTTGATTTTGAGAAGCTGGATGAGTACGCTGAGGCTTTCCAGGGCCATGATGTTGGATACTGCTGTCTAGGAACAACCAAAGCCAAAGCAGGAGCT GAAGGGTTTGTGCGGGTGGATCATGACTACGTACTTAAGTCCGCAGAACTTGCCAAAGCAGGAGGTTGCTCACATTTTCACCTCGAATCCTCCAAAGGTGCAGATAAAACCAGCAGCTTTCTCTACCTGAAAACTAAG GGACAagttgaagcagaaatcgaagaCCTTGGGTTTGAGCGTTTGTCCATCTATCGACCAGC GGTGCTCTTAGTGAACAGACAGGAGAGCAGGCCAGCTGAGTGGGTGGCCCAGAAATTTCTTGGTGCATTCTCATCTATGTCTATTCCCATCACAGCGGTGGCCAGAGCTATGGTTGTCAACACACTTAAAGATGGAGAGCAGAAAGTGGAGATTCTTGAAAACAAGGCCATATGCAATCTTGGAAAAATTGGAGACAAAAAATAG